Proteins encoded by one window of Actinocorallia herbida:
- a CDS encoding nitroreductase family deazaflavin-dependent oxidoreductase, protein MSRVNIRLYRLTNGRIGGTWRVGSALRKPVPVCLVTVKGRKTGNPHTIPLLYLPDGDRVIIVASQGGLPKNPIWYLNILTNPDVTIEVRKTTRTMRARVATPEERAALWPRLVAQYADFDTYQARADREIPVVICEPTP, encoded by the coding sequence ATGTCCCGCGTCAACATCCGGCTCTACCGCCTCACCAACGGCCGCATCGGCGGCACCTGGCGCGTGGGCAGCGCCCTGCGCAAACCGGTCCCCGTCTGCCTGGTCACCGTGAAAGGCCGCAAAACCGGCAATCCCCACACCATTCCGCTCCTCTACCTCCCCGACGGCGATCGCGTCATCATCGTCGCCTCCCAGGGCGGACTGCCCAAAAACCCCATCTGGTACCTCAACATCCTCACCAACCCCGACGTCACCATCGAGGTCCGCAAAACCACCCGCACCATGCGCGCCCGAGTGGCCACCCCCGAAGAGCGCGCCGCCCTCTGGCCCCGGCTCGTCGCCCAATACGCCGACTTCGACACCTACCAGGCCCGCGCCGACCGCGAAATCCCCGTGGTCATCTGCGAACCCACCCCCTGA
- a CDS encoding helix-turn-helix transcriptional regulator — protein sequence MDPAKGAELGTTERVLRLLGLLQQRQVWTGPELAEKLRVTARTVRRDVERLRALGYPVHAGQGAGGGYRLGPGRDLPPLLLDDEEAIATAVSLLTAGTGAVAGTGDAALRALAKLDRVLPHRLREEVRTLAGSVESFGGGREPVDPSALTTLAGACRDEVEAGFAYPSGGSVRTRRVEPYRLVASDRRWYLLAYDLDRADWRTFRVDRMTEVAARTWRFRPRPAPDAARYVQESVASRPYAHQARFLVHAPAATVRARIPASAAVVHAAGDDLCEVLAGADDLDFLVMHMVLLGHPFQPLHPPELADRCRALAHRLRTAAKALPGPPDDRPGRADERTTGG from the coding sequence ATGGACCCGGCAAAAGGCGCAGAACTCGGCACGACGGAGCGGGTGCTGCGGCTGCTCGGGCTGCTGCAGCAGCGCCAGGTGTGGACGGGCCCCGAACTGGCCGAGAAGCTTCGGGTCACCGCGCGCACGGTGCGGCGCGACGTGGAACGTCTGCGCGCGCTGGGCTACCCGGTGCACGCCGGGCAGGGCGCGGGCGGCGGGTACCGGCTCGGGCCTGGGCGGGACCTCCCGCCGCTCCTCCTCGACGACGAGGAGGCGATCGCCACGGCCGTCTCCCTGCTCACCGCCGGGACCGGGGCGGTCGCGGGCACCGGCGACGCGGCGCTGCGCGCGCTGGCGAAGCTCGACCGCGTCCTGCCTCACCGGCTGCGGGAGGAGGTGCGGACCCTCGCCGGTTCGGTGGAGTCCTTCGGCGGAGGTCGCGAACCCGTCGACCCCTCAGCGCTGACGACGCTGGCGGGCGCGTGCCGGGACGAGGTCGAGGCGGGCTTCGCCTACCCGTCAGGCGGCTCCGTGCGCACCCGCCGGGTCGAGCCCTACCGCCTGGTCGCTTCCGACCGCCGCTGGTACCTGCTGGCCTACGACCTCGACCGCGCCGACTGGCGCACCTTCCGCGTCGACCGAATGACCGAGGTCGCCGCCCGCACCTGGCGGTTCCGTCCCCGCCCCGCCCCCGACGCCGCCCGGTACGTCCAGGAATCGGTGGCGAGCCGCCCCTACGCCCACCAGGCCCGCTTCCTCGTCCACGCCCCCGCCGCCACCGTCCGCGCCCGCATCCCCGCGTCGGCGGCCGTCGTCCACGCCGCGGGCGACGACCTCTGCGAAGTCCTCGCCGGTGCCGACGACCTGGACTTCCTCGTCATGCACATGGTCCTCCTCGGCCACCCCTTCCAGCCCCTGCACCCACCCGAGCTCGCCGACCGCTGCCGCGCCCTCGCGCACCGCCTGCGCACCGCCGCAAAGGCCCTGCCCGGCCCGCCGGACGACAGGCCGGGCAGGGCCGACGAGAGGACCACCGGAGGGTGA
- a CDS encoding DinB family protein: MDAHDFSWNRTLREQWEQHYQYQLRARLQDLTDEEYFWSPVAGPWTVRPRAAAGEPAPGPDAHGVGDFLVDFTYPMPEPAPFTTIAWRLGHVIVGVLAVRNAAHFGGPPASYESWEYAGDAATALTQLETQLDRWLAGVASLGEDGLRAPIGPAEPFPDAPTAALVLHIHRELIHHLSEVCLLRDLYLHRSGASR; this comes from the coding sequence ATGGACGCACACGACTTCTCCTGGAACCGGACGTTGCGGGAGCAATGGGAGCAGCACTACCAGTACCAGCTGCGCGCCCGGCTCCAGGACCTCACCGACGAGGAGTACTTCTGGTCGCCGGTCGCCGGCCCCTGGACGGTCCGGCCGCGCGCCGCCGCCGGGGAGCCCGCCCCCGGGCCGGACGCGCACGGCGTCGGGGACTTCCTCGTCGATTTCACCTACCCCATGCCGGAACCGGCGCCCTTCACCACGATCGCGTGGCGGCTCGGGCACGTCATCGTCGGAGTGCTCGCGGTCCGCAACGCCGCGCACTTCGGCGGGCCGCCCGCCTCCTACGAGAGCTGGGAGTACGCCGGAGACGCCGCCACCGCCCTCACCCAGTTGGAGACGCAGCTCGACCGGTGGCTGGCCGGGGTGGCCTCGCTCGGGGAGGACGGGCTGCGCGCGCCGATCGGCCCCGCGGAGCCGTTCCCCGACGCGCCCACCGCCGCCCTCGTCCTGCACATCCACCGCGAACTCATCCACCACCTGTCCGAGGTCTGCCTGCTGCGCGACCTGTACCTGCACCGGAGCGGAGCGAGCCGATGA
- a CDS encoding VOC family protein encodes MSRHVQITFDCRDPRALSVFWRDVLGYVHPAPPGVDLPDGADPLAAWDGFLARAGVPEEARNTRSAIEDPDGRGPRLFFQQVPEGKTAKNRVHLDVRAAPGLSGDVRMAALEAEAARLVALGATRVQRFEPAPPLGGGHIIMTDPEGNEFCLD; translated from the coding sequence ATGAGCCGCCACGTCCAGATCACCTTCGACTGCCGCGACCCGCGGGCCCTGTCCGTCTTCTGGCGCGACGTCCTCGGCTACGTCCACCCCGCCCCGCCCGGCGTCGACCTGCCCGACGGCGCCGACCCGCTCGCCGCCTGGGACGGCTTCCTCGCCCGAGCCGGCGTCCCCGAAGAGGCGCGCAACACCCGGTCGGCCATCGAGGACCCCGACGGACGGGGCCCACGCCTGTTCTTCCAGCAGGTCCCCGAAGGCAAGACCGCCAAGAACCGCGTCCACCTGGACGTCCGCGCGGCTCCCGGCCTGAGCGGCGACGTCCGCATGGCCGCCCTGGAGGCCGAAGCGGCCCGCCTCGTCGCCCTCGGCGCGACCCGCGTCCAGCGCTTCGAACCCGCCCCGCCCCTGGGCGGCGGCCACATCATCATGACCGACCCGGAAGGCAACGAATTCTGCCTCGACTGA
- a CDS encoding NUDIX domain-containing protein, with protein sequence MTDQAAAHRAPALPGVDIPDHRGRTGLDQAGRDLDRNPDVVVRDVELTSQGWHVLRRTTFDYRRRDGRWDTQQRETYDRGNGAVVLPYDTERGTVLLTRQFRYPAYVNDHPDGMLIEAAAGLLDEDDPRTAIRREAFEELGVTLGPLTHLYDAYMSPGSITERLHFYAAPYTPADRTADGGGLEDDGEDIEVVEIPFTEALAMVRDGRVADGKTIMLLHWAALEGPFARP encoded by the coding sequence ATGACCGACCAAGCCGCCGCGCACCGAGCGCCCGCCCTCCCCGGCGTCGACATCCCCGACCACCGTGGCCGCACCGGCCTCGACCAGGCGGGCCGCGACCTGGACCGCAACCCCGATGTCGTCGTCCGCGACGTCGAACTGACCTCCCAGGGCTGGCACGTCCTCCGCCGCACGACCTTCGACTACCGCCGCCGCGACGGCCGGTGGGACACCCAGCAGCGCGAGACCTACGACCGCGGCAACGGCGCCGTCGTCCTCCCGTACGACACCGAGCGCGGCACCGTCCTGCTCACCCGCCAGTTCCGCTACCCCGCCTACGTCAACGACCACCCCGACGGCATGCTCATCGAGGCCGCCGCCGGCCTCCTGGACGAAGACGACCCGCGCACCGCGATCCGCCGCGAAGCCTTCGAAGAGCTGGGCGTCACGCTGGGCCCCCTCACCCACCTCTACGACGCCTACATGAGCCCCGGCTCCATCACCGAACGCCTCCACTTCTACGCCGCCCCCTACACCCCCGCCGACCGCACCGCCGACGGCGGCGGCCTGGAAGACGACGGCGAGGACATCGAGGTGGTGGAGATCCCCTTCACCGAGGCGCTCGCCATGGTCCGCGACGGCCGCGTCGCCGACGGAAAGACGATCATGCTGCTGCACTGGGCCGCCCTGGAGGGCCCCTTCGCCCGGCCCTGA
- a CDS encoding DeoR/GlpR family DNA-binding transcription regulator, whose amino-acid sequence MLAAERREHLLGLLARQGKVVAKDVAAELGISEDSVRRDLRDLAAEGLCHRVYGGALPVSPAVADYAARQTVTPDGKRKVAAAAAALIRPDSALILDGGTTALAVAESLPPELACTVITHSPTIAAALVAHPKAEIFLLGGRIFKHSAVACGAAAVEAAQQISADLCFLGVTGVHPEAGLTTGDADEAAMKRALAARAADTHILASSEKIGTASRFRVLPLEAVTTVITDATAHPALDALRAQSVEIRTAP is encoded by the coding sequence ATGCTGGCCGCTGAGAGGCGCGAACACCTGTTGGGGCTGCTGGCCCGCCAGGGCAAGGTCGTCGCCAAGGATGTCGCCGCCGAGCTGGGCATCTCCGAGGACAGCGTGCGGCGGGACCTCCGCGACCTCGCCGCCGAAGGTCTCTGCCACCGCGTGTACGGGGGCGCCCTCCCGGTGTCCCCGGCCGTCGCGGACTACGCGGCCCGGCAGACCGTCACCCCTGACGGCAAGCGCAAGGTCGCCGCTGCCGCCGCCGCGCTGATCCGGCCGGACAGCGCCCTCATCCTCGACGGCGGCACCACCGCGTTGGCCGTCGCCGAGTCCCTGCCGCCCGAACTGGCCTGCACCGTCATCACGCACAGCCCGACCATCGCCGCCGCCCTGGTCGCCCACCCGAAGGCCGAGATCTTCCTTCTCGGCGGCCGGATCTTCAAGCACTCCGCCGTGGCCTGCGGCGCCGCCGCCGTCGAGGCCGCCCAGCAGATCTCCGCCGACCTGTGCTTCCTGGGCGTCACCGGCGTGCACCCCGAAGCCGGCCTCACCACCGGCGACGCCGACGAGGCCGCCATGAAACGCGCCCTCGCCGCCCGCGCCGCCGACACCCACATCCTCGCCTCCTCCGAGAAGATCGGCACCGCCTCCCGCTTCCGCGTCCTCCCCCTCGAAGCCGTCACCACCGTCATCACCGACGCCACCGCCCACCCCGCCCTGGACGCCCTCCGAGCCCAGTCGGTGGAGATCCGCACGGCCCCCTGA
- a CDS encoding PH domain-containing protein has product MTDVPEFLEFRLKGRPLWEPISLILGSIAASGLILSLAESTLWPLAFISAIGGVLLAFVFPLMSRMFVRVDAEGVAFRTVRRRELPWPDIAGLAETSYAQSTRRVRCPALRLRDGSMLRLPVPHSDFRTYEEDLTALRAFFVARLGPEADLPPGKHSISEAPPDRPAL; this is encoded by the coding sequence ATGACCGACGTACCCGAGTTCCTGGAGTTCCGCCTGAAGGGCCGGCCTCTGTGGGAGCCGATATCGCTGATCCTGGGGTCGATCGCGGCCTCGGGGCTCATCCTCTCCCTCGCGGAGTCGACGCTCTGGCCGCTCGCGTTCATCTCCGCCATCGGCGGCGTCCTCCTGGCCTTCGTGTTCCCGCTGATGTCCCGGATGTTCGTCCGGGTGGACGCGGAGGGCGTCGCGTTCCGCACCGTCCGGCGCAGAGAGCTCCCGTGGCCCGATATCGCCGGCCTCGCCGAGACGTCCTACGCCCAGTCCACCCGCCGCGTGCGCTGCCCGGCGCTGCGCCTGCGGGACGGTTCGATGCTGCGTCTCCCCGTCCCCCACTCGGACTTCCGCACCTACGAAGAAGACCTCACCGCCCTGCGCGCCTTCTTCGTCGCCCGTCTCGGCCCCGAGGCCGACCTCCCGCCCGGCAAGCACAGCATCTCGGAGGCCCCTCCGGACCGCCCGGCACTCTGA